A stretch of the Kushneria konosiri genome encodes the following:
- a CDS encoding AEC family transporter, with protein sequence MAAILAILPIFTLIVLGYVLGWRQWLTPASAGGLSWATFKLFLPCLLLTGIARAPLGDALSPLLLLVYFIPALLLFAVFSVVMHRHTGQTSAVGLAASYSNNVLIGIPLMTALFGHDGLVYLFALLAVHSLILFSTQSLYAALGQGAGQRLDVLNLLKTLANPIVIGLLLGLVINLSGLGLPKPLWQVLDWLARAGLPCALIVVGVGLTRYQLRTSPTIWAICIGKLAVFPVLVLTLGSVMPGLSPLALQVLVLAAAGPIGVNVLAFARPGEEQHTVGASIFLSTLLAAATLPLWMLLMG encoded by the coding sequence ATGGCTGCCATTCTCGCGATTTTGCCCATCTTCACGCTCATCGTACTCGGCTATGTACTGGGCTGGCGGCAATGGCTGACGCCTGCCAGTGCCGGTGGTCTTTCCTGGGCCACCTTCAAGCTCTTTCTGCCCTGCCTACTGTTAACCGGCATCGCTCGCGCCCCGCTGGGAGATGCGCTTTCACCACTGTTGCTGCTGGTCTATTTCATTCCGGCGCTGCTGCTGTTTGCCGTGTTCAGCGTCGTGATGCACCGTCATACCGGGCAGACATCTGCCGTCGGACTGGCGGCGAGCTATTCCAACAATGTCCTGATCGGCATTCCGCTGATGACGGCGCTGTTTGGTCATGACGGTCTGGTCTATCTCTTTGCCCTGCTGGCCGTGCACAGTCTGATCCTCTTTTCGACCCAGTCACTGTATGCCGCGCTCGGCCAGGGCGCGGGACAACGGCTGGATGTTCTGAATCTTCTGAAAACGCTGGCCAATCCGATCGTGATAGGGCTGCTGCTGGGGCTGGTGATCAATCTGTCCGGTCTCGGCCTGCCGAAGCCGCTATGGCAGGTGCTGGACTGGCTGGCGCGGGCAGGCCTGCCGTGCGCACTGATCGTGGTCGGTGTAGGGCTGACCCGCTATCAGCTACGCACCTCGCCAACCATCTGGGCCATCTGCATCGGCAAGCTGGCGGTCTTTCCCGTGCTGGTCCTGACCCTGGGCAGTGTCATGCCGGGGCTATCACCGCTGGCCCTGCAGGTGCTGGTGCTGGCCGCCGCCGGGCCGATCGGCGTCAACGTGTTGGCCTTTGCCCGGCCCGGCGAGGAGCAGCATACCGTTGGCGCAAGCATCTTTCTCTCGACCCTTCTGGCCGCCGCGACACTACCGCTGTGGATGCTGCTGATGGGATAG
- a CDS encoding sensor histidine kinase, translated as MKASLSRRSLRGRLTRRIGAALLLLIGIGVAGAWLDAWRVARSAYDRPLLIAARVLGESLTYQDGRLQAKISRAVLDPFSLDSGGSAFYQIIASQQGSIAGFDDLPAPPPSSTMTQRYPSLARFYDATYGGRDVRVVSLLVPVSQPGYHDMVEVRVAEHRDIHLQLMHELLSDSLLRLTLFAAGAFILFMLAIDAALRPLRRITDMVASRSPDNLEPLPTENVQSEVRGLIGAINHLTARLDDTLRAQRTFVADAAHELRTPLFALRARLELGMQAQDTRALRDTLESAQRDLEALTLLANRLLSLARVENDIRRREFGRLDLSETAREFCMSMVSLAWQRGLTMALEAEHPVWVPADSALVNELLAILIGNAQAYTPAGGHITVRVLSDAIIEVEDDGPGIPVDERGRVFERFYRVRREGIQEEDAGRAISGTGLGLAIARQICTAMSADISLHEAAGGGTLARVAFTAGALRADSEHLSKH; from the coding sequence ATGAAAGCCAGCCTGTCTCGCCGCAGTCTGCGGGGTCGCCTGACCCGACGCATTGGCGCCGCGCTCTTGCTGTTGATCGGCATCGGGGTGGCCGGGGCCTGGCTGGATGCCTGGCGGGTGGCGCGCAGCGCCTATGATCGGCCCCTGCTGATTGCCGCCCGAGTGCTGGGGGAGTCTCTTACCTACCAGGATGGCCGACTGCAGGCGAAGATATCGCGCGCCGTACTCGACCCCTTTTCACTCGACAGTGGCGGCAGCGCCTTTTATCAGATCATTGCCTCACAGCAGGGCTCGATCGCCGGATTTGATGATCTGCCCGCCCCGCCGCCCTCAAGCACCATGACCCAGCGCTACCCCTCTCTGGCACGCTTTTACGACGCCACCTATGGCGGGCGCGATGTTCGTGTGGTCTCGCTGCTGGTACCGGTCAGCCAGCCCGGCTATCACGACATGGTCGAGGTACGCGTCGCCGAACACCGCGACATTCATCTCCAGCTGATGCACGAACTGCTGAGCGATTCACTGCTGCGCCTGACCCTGTTTGCTGCCGGTGCCTTCATTCTCTTCATGCTGGCCATTGATGCCGCCCTGCGGCCGCTAAGACGCATCACCGACATGGTTGCCAGCCGCTCGCCGGACAATCTTGAACCGCTGCCGACCGAAAACGTTCAAAGCGAGGTCCGCGGGCTGATTGGCGCCATCAATCATCTGACGGCCCGACTGGACGACACCCTGCGCGCCCAGCGCACTTTCGTGGCCGATGCTGCCCATGAGCTTCGCACGCCCCTGTTTGCCCTGCGAGCCCGCCTGGAGCTTGGCATGCAGGCGCAGGACACCAGGGCACTGCGTGACACGCTGGAAAGCGCCCAGCGGGATCTGGAGGCACTGACCCTGCTGGCCAATCGTCTGCTGTCACTGGCACGGGTGGAAAATGATATCCGCCGTCGGGAATTTGGCCGGCTGGATCTTTCGGAAACGGCGCGAGAGTTCTGCATGAGCATGGTGTCGCTGGCATGGCAGCGGGGTCTGACAATGGCGCTTGAAGCCGAACATCCGGTCTGGGTGCCTGCCGATAGCGCCCTGGTCAACGAGCTGCTGGCCATTCTGATCGGCAATGCCCAGGCCTACACCCCCGCAGGCGGCCATATCACCGTGCGGGTGCTCAGTGATGCCATCATCGAGGTCGAAGACGATGGCCCCGGCATTCCCGTCGACGAGCGCGGACGGGTTTTCGAGCGCTTTTACCGGGTTCGGCGGGAAGGTATTCAGGAAGAGGATGCCGGACGCGCCATCAGCGGCACCGGACTGGGTCTGGCCATTGCCCGCCAGATCTGTACCGCGATGAGCGCCGATATCTCGCTGCATGAAGCCGCCGGTGGCGGGACCCTGGCGCGGGTCGCGTTTACGGCTGGCGCCCTGCGCGCTGATTCAGAGCACCTGTCAAAGCACTGA
- a CDS encoding Bug family tripartite tricarboxylate transporter substrate binding protein, which produces MTMTRRSFGKGRMAALALIGALGLGTGFQAQAFDGPKRPECIAPAAPGGGFDLTCKLAQTALVEEGILSTPMRVTYMPGGVGAVAYNTVVAQRPDDSDAIVAWSSGSLLNLAQGKFGRFDESAVRWLAGVGTSYGAVAVRADSPYKNLDDLVQALRKDPSKVVIGAGGSVGGQDWMQTALLAKAAGIDPKKMRYVAMEGGGELATSLLGGHIQVASTDISDSVPHVQSGDMRILAVFSEERLPGDVTEDIPTAVEQGYDVQWPVIRGFYVGPKVSDEAYNWWKDAFDKLLASEDFAELREKRELYPFSMTGDELDAYVKKRVGDYRELADQFGLVK; this is translated from the coding sequence ATGACAATGACACGACGCAGCTTTGGCAAGGGGCGCATGGCAGCACTGGCCCTGATCGGCGCCCTGGGTCTGGGTACCGGGTTTCAGGCACAGGCCTTTGACGGCCCCAAGCGGCCTGAATGTATCGCTCCGGCCGCCCCGGGCGGTGGCTTTGACCTGACCTGCAAGCTGGCTCAGACCGCACTGGTGGAGGAGGGCATTCTCTCCACACCCATGCGTGTGACCTACATGCCGGGCGGTGTTGGGGCGGTTGCCTACAACACGGTGGTCGCTCAGCGTCCCGATGATTCCGATGCGATTGTTGCCTGGTCCAGCGGTTCGCTTTTGAACCTGGCTCAGGGCAAGTTCGGTCGCTTTGATGAAAGCGCCGTGCGCTGGCTGGCCGGTGTAGGCACCAGCTATGGTGCGGTCGCGGTACGCGCCGACTCTCCCTACAAAAATCTTGATGATCTGGTTCAGGCGCTGCGCAAGGATCCCAGCAAGGTCGTGATCGGTGCCGGTGGTTCGGTCGGCGGTCAGGACTGGATGCAGACGGCACTGCTGGCGAAAGCCGCCGGTATCGATCCCAAGAAGATGCGCTACGTCGCGATGGAAGGGGGCGGTGAGCTGGCCACATCGCTGCTGGGCGGACACATTCAGGTCGCCAGTACCGATATCTCTGACTCCGTACCTCACGTACAAAGCGGTGACATGCGCATTCTGGCCGTGTTCTCCGAAGAGCGCCTGCCGGGTGATGTGACCGAAGACATCCCTACCGCGGTTGAGCAGGGCTATGACGTGCAGTGGCCGGTCATCCGTGGCTTCTACGTCGGGCCGAAGGTCAGTGATGAAGCCTACAACTGGTGGAAGGATGCCTTCGACAAGCTGCTGGCCTCCGAGGACTTCGCCGAGCTGCGTGAAAAGCGCGAACTGTATCCCTTCTCAATGACCGGTGATGAGCTTGATGCCTACGTGAAAAAGCGCGTAGGGGATTACCGTGAGCTGGCTGATCAGTTCGGTCTGGTCAAGTAA
- a CDS encoding GntR family transcriptional regulator translates to MNDTRQFHLLAGQVSDRGARSDEAIYQALWEAIVEHRLSPGARLPEDALSHAFGVSRTTIRRVLQRLALEQLVTLRPNRGAQVTSPTPSEARDVFRARRLLENALLAEVLPRLTPADLKALEAIHQRETRARREHAIRLSAEFHSRLMAMADSPSLSEALSQLISRTSLIIAVYGRAGAGCPCEHIELIDLLRAGELAPVQRWMNDHLTRIEASLDFTASGEALPDFEHLFGHHREQSAS, encoded by the coding sequence ATGAACGATACTCGTCAGTTTCATTTGCTCGCCGGCCAGGTCAGTGACCGAGGCGCTCGCAGTGATGAGGCGATCTATCAGGCATTGTGGGAGGCCATCGTGGAGCATCGACTCTCCCCCGGTGCCCGGTTGCCCGAGGACGCGCTTTCTCATGCCTTTGGCGTCAGCCGCACCACCATACGCCGGGTGTTGCAACGCCTGGCACTCGAGCAACTGGTAACGCTGCGCCCGAACCGCGGCGCCCAGGTCACCAGCCCCACGCCCAGTGAAGCCCGCGATGTCTTTCGGGCTCGACGGCTTCTGGAAAATGCCCTGCTGGCCGAGGTGCTTCCACGCCTCACCCCGGCAGATCTCAAGGCGCTCGAGGCCATTCATCAGCGCGAAACCCGTGCCAGGCGCGAGCACGCCATTCGACTCTCGGCCGAGTTTCACAGCCGCCTGATGGCCATGGCCGACAGCCCTTCGCTGTCCGAGGCGCTATCACAGCTGATTTCGCGAACCTCCCTGATCATCGCCGTTTATGGGCGGGCCGGAGCCGGCTGCCCCTGCGAGCACATCGAGCTGATCGATTTGCTCCGCGCCGGTGAGCTGGCCCCGGTACAGCGCTGGATGAACGATCATCTGACACGGATCGAGGCGAGCCTTGATTTCACCGCCAGCGGCGAAGCACTGCCCGATTTCGAACACCTTTTCGGCCACCACCGCGAGCAAAGTGCGTCATGA
- a CDS encoding response regulator, with product MRTLLVEDHPSLAESIQRSLESAGWRVDVMHDGASARTALETESYALLLLDIGLPEMDGFTLLSWLRKRDTRLPVMLLTARGSINDRVKGLNLGADDYLIKPFSLSELQARINALIRRTRHDGQQIHRCGALAFDLDARSFTLLDQPLMLPPRELALLEALMARVGRTVSKEHLAAQVFSMAEDGSFDAIEVYVSRLRRKLEGSDVRIVTFRGLGYQLEAQPADATNPPT from the coding sequence ATGCGTACGCTATTGGTCGAAGACCATCCCTCGCTGGCGGAGAGCATCCAGCGCTCGCTGGAGTCCGCCGGCTGGCGAGTCGACGTCATGCATGATGGCGCCTCGGCACGCACGGCCCTTGAAACCGAAAGCTACGCCCTGCTGCTTCTGGATATCGGCCTGCCGGAGATGGACGGCTTTACGCTTTTGAGCTGGCTTCGAAAGCGTGATACGCGACTACCGGTCATGCTGCTGACCGCTCGTGGCAGCATCAACGACCGCGTCAAGGGGCTCAATCTGGGTGCGGACGACTATCTGATCAAACCCTTCTCGCTTTCCGAGCTGCAGGCCCGCATCAACGCCCTGATCCGCCGTACCCGCCATGACGGCCAGCAGATCCATCGCTGTGGCGCACTGGCCTTCGATCTCGACGCGCGCAGCTTCACCCTGCTCGATCAACCACTGATGCTGCCGCCCAGGGAACTGGCGCTGCTGGAAGCCCTGATGGCCCGCGTCGGGCGCACGGTCAGCAAGGAGCATCTGGCCGCCCAGGTATTTTCAATGGCAGAGGATGGCTCCTTCGATGCCATCGAAGTCTATGTCTCGCGCCTGCGGCGCAAGCTGGAAGGCAGTGACGTGCGCATTGTCACCTTTCGTGGCCTGGGCTATCAGCTGGAAGCCCAGCCGGCCGACGCTACGAACCCGCCCACATGA
- the puuE gene encoding allantoinase PuuE, translating to MSHDLHLENYPRDLRGYGATPPDPKWPGGARVAVQFVLNYEEGGENNVLHGDAHSETFLSDIIGAAPYPDRHMSLESLYEYGSRAGVWRILREFERRNLPLTVFGVGMAMARYPEVVSAFQDAGHEIACHALRWIHYQDMSIERERTMMAQALELHRELTGELPLGWYTGRDSPNTRTLVGEHEHFLYDSDYYGDDLPFWTKVDNAEGETRDHLVVPYTLDTNDMRFASPGGFNYGDPFFNYLKDAFDVLYEEGAEAPKMLSIGLHCRLIGRPGRFRALQRFLDHIEAHDRVWVTRRVDIARHWHEHHAPTGR from the coding sequence ATGAGTCACGATCTTCACCTCGAGAATTACCCCCGTGATCTGCGCGGGTACGGCGCCACCCCGCCGGACCCGAAATGGCCGGGCGGCGCCCGGGTCGCGGTGCAGTTCGTGCTCAACTACGAGGAAGGCGGCGAGAACAACGTGCTGCACGGCGACGCCCACAGCGAGACGTTTCTCTCCGACATTATTGGCGCCGCACCCTATCCCGACCGCCACATGAGTCTGGAATCACTCTATGAATACGGCTCGCGGGCCGGCGTCTGGCGCATTCTTCGTGAATTCGAACGCCGCAACCTGCCGCTGACAGTGTTCGGCGTGGGCATGGCCATGGCGCGCTACCCGGAGGTGGTGAGCGCGTTTCAGGACGCCGGCCACGAGATCGCCTGCCACGCCCTGCGCTGGATTCACTATCAGGACATGAGCATTGAGCGCGAGCGCACCATGATGGCGCAGGCGCTTGAGCTGCATCGTGAACTGACCGGCGAGCTGCCGCTGGGCTGGTACACCGGTCGCGACAGCCCCAATACCCGCACACTGGTGGGCGAGCACGAGCACTTTCTCTACGACTCCGACTACTACGGCGACGACCTGCCCTTCTGGACAAAGGTCGACAACGCTGAAGGTGAGACGCGCGATCATCTGGTGGTGCCCTATACGCTCGACACCAACGACATGCGCTTCGCCTCTCCGGGCGGGTTCAACTATGGCGATCCGTTCTTCAATTACCTGAAGGACGCCTTTGACGTGCTCTATGAGGAGGGGGCCGAGGCGCCGAAGATGCTCTCGATCGGCCTGCACTGCCGCCTGATTGGCCGGCCCGGCCGCTTCCGGGCACTGCAGCGCTTTCTCGATCACATCGAGGCCCACGACCGGGTGTGGGTCACCCGCCGCGTGGATATTGCCCGCCACTGGCACGAGCATCACGCCCCGACCGGGCGCTGA
- a CDS encoding NCS1 family nucleobase:cation symporter-1, whose translation MNNNSTQGLQPTAPDPHLHNEDLAPARQNWSAYNIFAFWMADIHSVGGYVLAASLFGLGLMGWQVLISLLVGILIVQCFANAVARPSQRTGVPFPVICRMAFGTKGANVPAVIRGLIAVVWYGIQTWLASNALLLVLLRWFPGLESWAGTSFLGLSALGWFCFALMWVLQALVFWRGMDTIRRFNDWAGPLVYAVMFALAGWIVWRAGPGNISLSLSSETLTGGEALWQMVVAAVLVAGYFAGPTLNFGDFSRYCATEKAVRRGNFWGLPVNFLVFSIITVVVVSGTPQVFGEMLTDPIETVARIDSVTAAVLGVFAFVAATIGINIVANFVAPAFDFSHVAPEKISWRMGGMIAAVGSIFLTPWNLFNNPELIHYTVGVLAGLIGPLYGIILVDFYKVRRQKIDLDALFSSAEGSTYHYQRGVNPVALRSLIMGGLVSVPISLAPLGDISSFAVFFGGGVAALAHGWQSGLWRRGGAEKPVTSRI comes from the coding sequence ATGAATAACAACAGCACTCAGGGCCTTCAGCCTACGGCGCCCGACCCGCACCTTCATAATGAAGATCTGGCTCCGGCTCGACAGAACTGGAGCGCGTACAACATCTTTGCCTTCTGGATGGCCGATATTCACAGCGTCGGTGGTTATGTGCTGGCTGCCAGTCTGTTCGGTCTTGGTCTGATGGGCTGGCAGGTGCTGATTTCGTTGCTGGTCGGCATCCTTATCGTGCAGTGCTTTGCCAATGCCGTCGCGCGTCCCAGTCAGCGCACCGGCGTGCCGTTTCCGGTCATCTGCCGAATGGCCTTCGGTACGAAGGGCGCCAATGTGCCGGCGGTCATTCGCGGGCTGATCGCGGTGGTGTGGTACGGCATTCAGACCTGGCTTGCCTCCAACGCACTGCTTTTGGTGCTGCTGCGCTGGTTTCCGGGGCTCGAGTCCTGGGCTGGCACGAGCTTTCTGGGGCTGTCGGCACTCGGCTGGTTCTGTTTCGCACTGATGTGGGTGCTTCAGGCGCTGGTGTTCTGGCGTGGCATGGACACTATCCGCCGTTTCAACGACTGGGCCGGCCCGCTGGTCTATGCGGTCATGTTCGCGCTTGCCGGCTGGATCGTCTGGCGCGCCGGGCCCGGTAACATCAGCCTGTCGCTGTCGAGCGAGACACTGACCGGTGGCGAGGCACTGTGGCAGATGGTGGTCGCTGCCGTCCTGGTCGCCGGCTACTTTGCCGGCCCCACGCTCAACTTTGGTGACTTCTCGCGCTACTGCGCCACCGAGAAGGCCGTGCGTCGCGGTAACTTCTGGGGGCTGCCGGTCAACTTTCTGGTGTTTTCCATCATCACGGTGGTCGTGGTCTCCGGTACGCCACAGGTGTTCGGTGAAATGCTGACCGACCCGATTGAAACCGTGGCCCGCATCGACAGTGTCACCGCGGCCGTGCTGGGCGTGTTTGCCTTCGTGGCCGCCACCATCGGCATCAATATCGTGGCCAACTTCGTCGCGCCGGCGTTTGATTTCTCCCACGTCGCGCCCGAGAAAATCAGCTGGCGCATGGGCGGCATGATCGCCGCGGTCGGTTCGATCTTTCTCACCCCCTGGAATCTTTTCAACAACCCTGAATTGATCCACTACACGGTCGGTGTGCTGGCCGGTCTGATCGGTCCGCTCTACGGCATTATTCTGGTGGATTTCTATAAGGTGCGCCGTCAGAAGATCGATCTGGACGCGTTGTTTTCCTCCGCTGAAGGCAGCACCTACCACTATCAGCGCGGCGTGAATCCGGTGGCCCTGCGCTCGCTGATCATGGGGGGGCTGGTGAGCGTGCCGATCAGTCTGGCACCGCTGGGCGATATCAGCAGTTTTGCGGTGTTCTTCGGTGGCGGTGTGGCGGCACTGGCGCACGGCTGGCAGTCCGGCCTGTGGCGTCGTGGTGGTGCAGAAAAGCCCGTGACGTCACGCATCTGA
- a CDS encoding aspartate/glutamate racemase family protein has translation MTSHTPTICVINPNTSTAMSEGIATSARRVARGEILMLTSRHGPASLEGHFDEAIAVPGLLERIIETEKGDTRVDGYLIACFGDPGLAAAREVASVPVMGVAEAGMQMATMVARRFSVVTTLGRTLPIAERLLHEYGKREQCAGLHACELPVAAFESDDDSVHETLLAACRDALQADDSDAILLGCAGMSELAERLGEALGVPVIDGVTAGVALLEAVSATGYPVSKHNDRAAPIAKPIRGAFEHLSWSHS, from the coding sequence ATGACCTCTCATACCCCGACCATCTGTGTCATCAATCCCAACACCAGCACCGCCATGAGCGAAGGGATTGCCACCAGCGCCCGTCGCGTTGCCCGCGGCGAGATCCTCATGCTGACCTCGCGTCACGGGCCGGCCAGCCTTGAAGGCCACTTCGATGAGGCCATCGCCGTACCGGGCCTTCTGGAGCGCATCATCGAGACCGAGAAAGGCGATACGCGCGTAGACGGCTACCTGATCGCCTGCTTCGGCGATCCGGGCCTGGCGGCCGCCCGTGAGGTGGCCTCTGTCCCCGTGATGGGTGTGGCCGAGGCCGGCATGCAGATGGCCACCATGGTCGCGCGCCGCTTTTCGGTGGTGACCACGCTGGGGCGCACCCTGCCGATCGCCGAGCGGCTCTTGCACGAGTACGGCAAGCGCGAGCAGTGCGCCGGCCTGCACGCCTGCGAACTGCCGGTGGCGGCGTTCGAGTCCGACGATGACAGCGTCCATGAAACGCTTCTGGCCGCCTGCCGCGACGCGCTCCAGGCCGATGACAGCGACGCCATCCTGCTCGGCTGCGCCGGCATGAGCGAGCTGGCCGAACGCCTGGGTGAGGCGCTCGGCGTACCGGTCATCGATGGCGTCACCGCAGGCGTTGCCCTGCTGGAAGCCGTCAGCGCCACCGGCTACCCGGTGTCCAAGCACAACGACCGCGCCGCCCCCATCGCCAAGCCCATTCGCGGCGCCTTCGAACACCTGAGCTGGAGCCACTCATGA